The DNA segment GCTGCAGGCGCTGCTCGCCGACGCCCTCGAGACCGGCACCGAGCGCGACGGTGCGCTCGGTCGGCTGCTGCCCGATGCCTACCGGCATGATCCGGAGCTCGCCGACGAATGGCGGCAACTGAGCCGGCGCGGACTCGTCGACCGCAAGATCGGCTTCGCCCGCACGCTGTCGACCGCGCTCGCGCCGATCGCCGCGGCGAGCGCCGCCGCCGATGTCGCACTGACCGAGGCCGAGGCGCTCGACTGGGTGCGCGGTGTCGGCGATCTGCGGCTCGTGATCGCCGAGCGCATGGGCATCATCGTCGACGGCGACGAGGGCACCTTCGCCGAGCCGGGTCTGCGCGACGTCTACGACTGGCTGGCCTGGCTGCAGGACTCCCTGGTGCGGCTGCTCGAGGAGTCGGACGACGCGCGGCGCGCGGCGGAGGCGCGATGAGCGCCGGCCCGACACCGCTGCACCTCGAGGCCGAGGAGTTCGAGGCCCTCGTCACGGAGGAGCTCGACGCGCTGCCCGACGACATGATCGAGGGGCTCGACAATGTCGTGTTCGTCGTCGAGGACCGCCCCGAGGACGGCTCGCTCGACCTGCTGGGCCTGTACGAGGGTGTCGCCCTCACCGAGCGGGGCCAGTACGGCTTCGGCGAGCTGCCCGACCGGATCATCCTGTACCGCGAGCCCCTGCTGGCCGCCGCGGAGGGGTCGCTGGAGACGCTGCGGGACGAGATCCACGTCACGCTCGTGCATGAGATCGCCCACTTCTACGGGATCGACGACGACGAGCTGCACCGGCTGGGGTGGGACTGATGCCCAACTATCGCGCCCGGCGCATCGTCAGCGGCCTCGTGGCCCTCGCCGTCGTGCTGGGCACGGTCTACGCCGCCGCGGCCCTCATCAGCCCGGTGCCGCGGCTGGTGGTGGAGGAGCGGCTGCCGGCAGCCGCATCCGCCTCATGGAGCGACGAGGTGCCGCTGCCGGAGGACGGTGCCAGCGCGATCGCGGTCGACGGCGCCACCCCGATCGCGGCGCAGGATGCCCAGCCGCGGCCCATCGCCGGTGCGGCGCGCCTCGTGCTGCTGGCCGTCGCACTCGACGCCGAGCCCCTGTCCGCGGGCTCGCCGGGCCCCGCCCTCACCATCGACCAGGAGGCCGTGGCCCGGTACCGCGAGCTCGACGCGCTCGGCGTGCGCACCGTGCCAGTGACGTTCGGCCAGACGTGGACCCGGCGCGACCTGATCGCGTCGACGCTGCTCGGTGCGGGCAACAACATCGCCGAGCTGCTGATCGACGAGGTCTTCGGGGGGATGGAGGCATACCGGAGCGCCGCCGCGGACTGGCTGGCCGCGCACGGGCTGACGAGCACGATCGTTCTCGACGCCTCGGGGCTCGACCCCGCGACCCGGTCGACCGCCGCCGACCTCGCGGTGATCGCCGGACGACTGCTCGACCAGCCCGCCGTCGCGGAGATCGTCGCCGATCGGCCGCTGCGGACCTCAGCGGGCGTCGCCTACCCGGACGTCGCCGCCGTGCTGCCGGGCCTGGGCACCCGCGGGCTGGTCAGCACCTACACCGACCCCGCGGGCGTGTGCGTCGTGGCGACGCTCGACGTCGACGGCGAGCGGGTTGTGGTCGTGCTGCTCGGCCAGCCGAGCTTCCCCCGCGCCGACGAGGCGGTGTCGGCCGTCGTCGAGGGGCTGCGCACGGCCATCCGGCCGGTCGAGGTCGTCGCGGCCGGTCAGGTGGTCGCGGTGGCGCGCTCGGACTGGGGGCAGGAGACCGAGCTCATCGCGCTCGAGTCGATCGTCGTCAGCTCGACGGCGCTCGACACGCTCGAGCTACGGGTCGAGCCCGCGGTGCGGTCCACCATCGTGCGGGGCGCCGACGCGGGGCGCCTCGTCGCGACCCTCCCGGGCGCGGGCGATGGAAGCGGAACCGCGGGCGGCAGCACTGCGGGCAACGGCACCGCGAGCAACGGCACCGAGATCGTCGTGCGCCTCGAATCGACGGGCGCGATCACCGAGCCCGGGGTCGCCTGGCGCTTCGCCGACCCGTTCACCGTGCTCGGCCGCTGGACGGGCTGACGCTCCGAGAGGCCGGCAGCGTCACCCCGGCGTGACGACCTCGTCGGCGGTGCCGCGCGGGTCGTGCCGCAGGGCATGCCACTCCTCCTGCCGCGCCCAGCGCTCCCACTGGCGCGCGAAGGCCTCGCCGTCGCGCGCGATCGCGCGGCGGCGGCGCTCGACGTCGTCAGCCAGCTCGACCCAGATCGCGTGGTCGGCGAGCGCCCGGGCGGCAGAGCTGATGGCTCCGCATCCCTCGATGATCAGTGCTCGGTGCGGGTCGAGGTCGTGCCAGGCGCCGGGGCGGGCGTCGACCCAGTTCCAGGAGCGCCAGCGCGGGGGGCGGCCCGCGGCGAGCGCGCGGAGCACGTGCTCGAGCACATGGGCCTCGGCCGCCTCGAGGCCGTCCCAACCGGGATAGACGTCGTCCAGGCTCAGCAGCTGCGCCCCGGTGCGGCGGGCCAGCGCAGTGGCGTAGGTGGTCTTGCCCGAGCCGGAGCGGCCGTCGATGAGCGTGATGCGAGCGTCAGCCGAGCGCACTGGTGAAGCTCCCGGTCAGGACGGCCGCGGCGACCCCGAGGGCAGCGACGGCGACCGCGATGACGACGACCGCGGCGTCGGATGCCCGCCACGGCGACGGCCTCCACCAGGTGCGCGGCCCCGGGGCGCCGAAGCCGCGCGCCTCCATGCCGACGGCGAGGGCCGAGCCGCGGCGGATCGCCAGCACCAGCAGCCCGAACACCTGCCCGCCGAGGCGGCGCAGGCGCGAGCGGTCGCCGAGGCCGCGCGCGCGCTGCGCCCGCTCGACGGTGCGGGCATCATCGCCGAGCACGGTCATGAGGCGCAGCGCGGCCACCGACCCGAGCACGAAGCGGCTGGGCAGGCGGAGGTTCTGGCCGAGGGCATCCCCCAGCCGCGTCGGATCGGGACGGGTGAACAGGGCGATCGCGGGCAGGGCGATGGCGAGGATGCGCAGGAGGGTGGCGAGGGCCAGCTCGAGCGATCCGTCGCTGATGCGCACGAGCAGGAACTCGGCGTAGACGCGACCGCTCTCTCGGCCGTACAGCGCGATCGTGAGGGCGGCGAAGGGGGCGGCGACGAGCACGGGCACCGCGCGGCGCAGCACCCGGCCGAGCGGGATGCCCAGGGCCGGGATCAGCAGCAGCTGCAGGCCGAGCGCGACCGCGGCCGAGGTGACGTCGATCGTCGTGACGAGCAGCAGGGCCGGCAGCAGGCTGGCCGCGATCGCGGCGACCGGGTTGAGCCGTTCGCCGAGCGGCGGGCGTGCGGTTGCCGCGCTGGGGGCGGGAGCGCGTACGGCGCGGCGGTCGAGTGCGGGCACGGCGATCTCGCGGGCGCCGAGCGCGGCGATGAGGGCGCGGTCGTGGGTCGCCATGACGACGGCGCCGCCCGCGTCGCGGTGCTCGGCGATGAGCGCGACGAGCGCGGCCCAGGTGCGGGAGTCCTGCCCGAAGGTGGGCTCGTCGAGCAGCAGCACGGGCGGGTCCGCGGCGAGCGCGGTGGCGACCGAGAGCCGGCGCTGCTCGCCCCCGCTGAGCGCGTACGGGCTGACCGGGGCGAGACCGCGCAGCCCGAGGCGATCGAGCAGCGCATCGACGCGGGCGGCCATGCGCGACGCATCGGAATGCTGGGGTGCGCCGACGGCGAGCTCGTCGCGCACCGTGGGCGCCACGAACTGGTGCTCGGGGTTCTGGAACACGACTCCGAACCGCGCGGCGAGCGCGCGCGAGCTCCAGTCGGCGGGGGCACCGTGGTCGAGCGCCTCCAGGGCACCGGCCGCGGGCGGCAGCAGCCCCGCGAGGGTCATCAGCAGGGTGCTCTTGCCGGCCCCGTTCGGCCCGGTGAGCGCCACGACCTCGCCGGCGCGCAGGTCGAGGTCGAGCGCGTGCCCGAGCGGGTCTCCCCCGGCCGGCCGGCCGTCGAGCCCGCGCGCCCGCAGCAGCACGGGCGCATCGGGCGCGATCGTCGCCGCACGGGGCGACGGATGCTCCGCCTCCCGCCCCGGAATCCACACGCCCGACCGCGCCAGCTCGGCGCCGCGCTGCCCGAGCACCACGCCGGCCGGGCCGTCGGCGACGACCCGGCCGCGGTCGAGCACCACGACGCGGTCGACGTGCGGCAGCCAGAGGTCGACGCGGTGCTCGACGACGACGAGGGTCAGGGCCCGCTCGCGCACGAGCTCGGCGACGGCGGCGACGACCTGCGCGGCCCCGGCCGGGTCGAGCTGCGCGGTCGGCTCGTCGAGCAGCAGCGCGGCGGGCTCGAGAGCGAGCAGCCCGGCGAGTGCGAGGCGCTGGCGCTGCCCGCCCGAGAGGCGACCACCGTCGGCATCAGGGCCGACAGCGCCGGCCGGCCCGAGCCCGACGGCCGCGAGGGCGGTGTCGACGCGCTCATCGATGCGCGCAGCCGGCACCCCCAGGTTCTCCGGCCCGAAGCCGACGTCGTCGCGCACCCGGGCGTGCACGAGCTGCGCATCCGGGTCCTGCAGCAGCAAGCCGACGCGTCCGCGCCGCTCGTCGGGCGCCGCGTCGTCGACGCGCAGCACACCGGTGACGAGGCCCTCGTCCGCACCGCCGAGCACACCGGCCCAGCCCTGCAGCAGGGTCGACTTGCCGCTGCCCGAGGCGCCGAGCAGCAGCACGCGCTCGCCGGGCCCGATGCGGAGATCGACCTGGTCGACCGCGGGAGCGTCGCGGCCGGCGGGGGTCCAGCCCCAGCCAGCCGCGACGAGCGCGGCGCCCCGCGTCGACACCGTCACGGCGCTCACGCGGAGGCGGACTCCGCCGGCTGCGTCTCCGCTCGCAGCGCCTCCGCCCGCCGCGCCCCCTCGCGCCCCGCGGCGAAACGGCTGAGGGCGCCGGTGCGGGCGAGCCCGCGCACGAGCAGCCAGCTGCCGAGACCGGCGATGACCGCGCCGGAGAGTGCGGCGCTCACCGCGTAGACGGCCATGAACTCGGGGCGGGCCCCGGCGTAGTAGAACGTGAGGTCCATGATCACGAGGCCCACGGCCGAGCCGATGCCGGCGAGCACGGCCGGGGCGAGGCCCCAGGCACGGTAGAGCAGCAGCGCGAAGACGAGCTCCGCGCCGAGGCCTTGCGCGGCACCCCACGCGATCGCCGTCCAGCCCCAGACACCGCCCAGGAGAGCGGAGACCGAGGCGGCGACGAGCTCGCCGTAGAGCGCCGCGCCCGGCTTGCGGATCACCAAGCCGACCAGAACGGCGGGAAACAGCCAGACGGCGTAGACGAGAGCCTGCAGGCCGGGCAGCGCCGCCTCGAGGGGGGCGGTGAGCGGCGAGTAGACGAGGTTCCACAGCCAGAAGACGAGTCCGCCCGCGACGCCGAGCACGCTCGCGACGATGATGTCGACGACGCGCCAGCTCAGGGATGGCCGGGCGAGAGCGGCGGAGGCGGGACCGGTGGGTGCAGCAGTAGTCATGGAGCGTGCCTTTCGGTCGACGCGGGCACGCCTGTCGCGCCCGCGAAACGGTCGGCACGGGTGCGAGATGTCCTCCCTGCGCCGGCATGACCCGGATCAGGTTCGACGGTCGAAGCGTGAGTGCGCTTCCTCTCAGCCCGGTTCACCGGGCTCCCGTGTACGCCGCCCAGTGTACGCCGTCGCGCCCTAGGATTCGGGCATGGAACTCGCCTTCTCCCCCGAACTGCTGATCGCGTTCGCCACGCTGCTCGTGCTCGAGATCATCCTCGGCATCGACAACGTGATCTTCATCTCGATCCTGGCGGGCAAGCTTCCTCCCGAGCAGCAGAACCGGGCGCGCATCGTCGGCCTCTCGCTCGCGATGATCATGCGCATCCTGCTGCTGTTCGCCGCGAGTTGGATCATCAGCCTCACGGCCGACATCTTCGAGCTCTTCGGCATGGGCTTCTCGGGGCGCGACCTGATCCTGATCCTCGGCGGCCTCTTCCTCGTCTACAAGGCCGTGGTCGAGATCCACGAGAAGCTCGAGGGCGCCGAGGCCCACGACCGTCCGTCGACGAAGACCGTCACCTTCGCCGGCGTCATCGTGCAGATCCTGCTCATCGACATCGTGTTCTCCCTCGACTCGGTGATCACCGCGGTCGGCATGGTCGACGAGCTGTGGATCATGATCGCCGCCGTCGTCATCGCGATCACCCTCATGCTGTTCACCGCGAAGGCCATCAGCGACTTCGTCAACCGCCACCCCACCGTCAAGATGCTCGCGCTGGCCTTCCTCGTGCTGATCGGCACGACGCTCATCGCCGAGGGCTTCGACGTGCACATCGACAAGGCGCTCATCTACGGTCCGATCGCCTTCGCGATCATCGTCGAGGTGCTGAACCTCGTCTACCGCTCGCGTCAGGCGAAGCGGCGCAACGAGGCGATCGCACCCGTCGAGCTGCGGCCCACCCTCGTCAAGGACCCGCTGGCGACCGACCCCACCCCGCTGCCGCTCGGCGGCGCCCGCCGCACCGCGAGCCCCCTGGACCACCCCGACGGCGCACCGTGAGCACCTCCGCCGACACGCTCGGTGCGCTCGTCGAGCGGATCATGGAGCGGGCCGACGGCCTCGCCGAGGGCTATCGGCGCGTGGGGCTGCTCATCGCCGCCGCCGAGACGGTCACCGAGAGCCTCGCTCTGACCCCGCGCCTGCAGACGATCGTGAGCGTCGCGCGCGAGCTCGTGGGCGCACGCTACGGCGCGCTGGGCGTGATCGGCGCCGACGGACGGCTTGAGCGCTTCCTGCACTCGGGCCTCGATCAGGCCGAGGTCGCGCGCATGGGCGAGCTGCCCTCCGGCCGGGGCATCCTGGGCGCGGTGATCGTCGAGGGCCGCAGCATCCGCCTCGAGCACCTGGCCGCCGACCCGCGCTCGGTCGGCTTCCCCGCGCACCACCCGGCGATGGACTCGTTCCTGGGTGTCCCCATCCACGTCGGGGGCACGGTCTACGGCAACCTCTACCTCACGGAGCACTCGGGGGGGCCGTTCGACGACATCGACGAGGCGATCATCGCGGCACTCGCGGCGATGGCGGGCACGGCGATCGCGAACTCGCGCCTCTACGAGCAGTCGCAGGATGACCGCCGCTGGCTCGCCGCCTCCGAGCACCTCACCCAGCGCCTCCTCGCCGGAGAGCTCGACCCCGACGATCTCACGACCATCACCGCGACGGTGCGCGCGCTGACGGACGACCCGGCGGCGGAGATCGAGGAGACGGCGGACGGGCAGCTGGTCGTCCGGCGGGCCGCGAGCGGGCATCCGGCGGCGGATGCGGAGCTCGAGCCGATCGACCGCTTCACCCGCTCCGTGTCCATCGCGCGCGAGCTCGCCCGCGCTCGTATCGACCAGCAGCGCATCGCGCTCGCGGACGAGCGCGACCGCATCGCGCGCGACCTGCACGACCACGTGATCCAGAGCCTGTTCGCCGTGGGACTCTCGCTGCAGAGCGTCGTCGGCGATCCGGCGACGCCGACCGGCGGGCGCATCGCCGCCCAGGTCGACGCGATCGACTCGACGATCCGGCAGATCCGCCAGGCCATCTACCGCCTGTCGGCGCCGCCGAGCGCGGCCAGCTACAGCCTGCGCGCCCGCATCAACACCCTCGTGCGCGAGACCCTCGAGGGCGAGCACCTCGACTCGCGGCTGGAGTTCGCGGGCCCCGTCGACACCCTCGTCGACCTCGGTCTCGGTGACGAGGTCGCCGCCGTCACCCGCGAGGCGTTGTCGAACACGGTGCGGCACGCGAGCGCGACCCTCGTCGAGGTGGGGGTGGCGGTGCGCGGCACGAGCGTGGTCGTGACCGTGCGGGACGACGGCGTGGGCATGCCAGCGACGGAGCGGCGCAGCGGCCTGGCGAACCTGGCGGCACGGGCCCGCGAGCGCGGCGGCGAGTTCGCGATCGAACCGGTCGAGCCGCACGGCACTCTGGTGCGCTGGAGCGTACCCTGGGAGGCACGATGACTGCCCCCGTTCGCGTTTTCCTGCTCGACGACCACGAGATCGTGCGTCGCGGCATCGCTGACCTGCTCGAGCAGGAGGCGGACATCACGGTCGTCGGCGAAGCGGGCGTGGCGGCGGGAACGGCCGAGGCGATCCTCGGTTCGGGCGCGACGGTCGCGGTGCTCGACGGGCGCCTGCCCGACGGCAGCGGCATCGACGTCTGCCGCGACGTGAAGTCGGAGCGGCCGGAGCTCGGCTGCCTCATCCTCACCTCCTACGACGATGACGAGGCGGTGCTCGCGGCGGTGCTGGCGGGCGCGAACGGCTACCTGCTCAAGGAGGTCCGTGCGACGGGCCTCATCGAAGCGATCCGCCGCGTGTCGGCGGGCGAGACGCTGCTCGACCCCGCGCTCACCGAGGGCGTGATGGCGCGCCTGTCGTCGACGCCCGCGCAGTCTCCGCTCGACGCTCTGACGCCCCGCGAGACGGAGATCCTCGCCCTGATCGCCGAGGGCCTCTCGAACCGCGAGATCGGCGGCCGGCTGTTCCTCGCCGAGAAGACGGTGAAGAACTACGTCAGCGGGATCCTCTCGAAGCTCGGCATGCAGCGGCGCACGCAGGCGGCGGTGCTGGCCGCCGAGTGGATGCCGAAGGGCGAGCCCCGGCGCTGAGAACAGCCGCCCCGCCTCGAACGGCACCGCCCCGCTCGGCGCGGCCGAGGAGGCGAGCGGCTACTCCGGGCTGACGGCCGAGGAGCCCGACAGCCGGGCGACCAACTCGTTCTGCCCCCAGCGGATGCCCTTCGCGATCGGGTAGACCGCGAGGAACACCCAGGCCGGTGCACGCAGGGCGCGGTTGCGCACATCGTGGTGCGTGTAGGTGCGGTCGAAGCGGCCCACGTACGAGACGTAGTCGCGCGGGCTGTCGTCGACGCGCCGCGCGGACATGCCTGCGACCATGGTCGGCACGTACACGGCCTTCAGCCCGGCGTCGTAGAGGTGCACCGAGATGTCGATGTCCTCGTGGAAGAGGTCCTCCTCGTCGCGGCAGACCTCGCCGCGGATCGCCTGCCAGGCGGTGGCCCGCAGCGCCATGTTGCTGCCGAACACGAAGTGGTACTCCCGGGCGAGCCGCAGCATCGCGCGGCGCAGCGTGTCGTCGGCGCGCAGGCCGAACCGGCGCAGCGGCATGTCGTAGTACAGCACCGGGCCGGTTGCGGCCGCCACCGCCGGGTCGAGGAAGGCCTTCTGCACCTCCTCGACCCACGTCGGCTCCAGAACGGAGTCGGCATCGATGCGCCCGATGACATCACCGGTGGCGCTGTCGAGACCGAGGTTGCGGGTCGGCACGAGCCCCTGCTCGGCGAACTGCGGGATCACGCGGAGTGGGGCATCGGGGTTCGCGGCCTGCAGCTCGGCGACGATCGCCGCGGTGCGGTCGGTCGAACGATTGTCGACGACGATCACTTCGTGCGCGGGCACCGTCTGCGCGAGCGCCGCGGTCACGCAGGCGCGGATGGTCGCCTCCTCGTTGTAGGCAGGGATCACGATGGAGACGGTGGGGGCGATCCCCGTCGACGACGACGACACGGGTCGATGCTAGCGGGTGGCTACTGGGCGCCGTTGGCGCGCAGCCACGGGACGGGGTCGATTGTGACCCCGTCGACCCGCAGCTCGAAGTGCAGGTGCGCCCCGACGGTCACGCCGGTGGTGCCAACGTTGCCGACCAGATCACCGACGCGAACCCGGTCGCCGAGGGCCCAGGGAATGGAGCCGGCGACGAGGTGGGCGTACACGCTCGTCACCGA comes from the Microcella frigidaquae genome and includes:
- a CDS encoding DUF2017 family protein; the encoded protein is MRVSAASAEQAADGVLGTVRVEVEEARILASLADQLQALLADALETGTERDGALGRLLPDAYRHDPELADEWRQLSRRGLVDRKIGFARTLSTALAPIAAASAAADVALTEAEALDWVRGVGDLRLVIAERMGIIVDGDEGTFAEPGLRDVYDWLAWLQDSLVRLLEESDDARRAAEAR
- a CDS encoding metallopeptidase family protein; this encodes MSAGPTPLHLEAEEFEALVTEELDALPDDMIEGLDNVVFVVEDRPEDGSLDLLGLYEGVALTERGQYGFGELPDRIILYREPLLAAAEGSLETLRDEIHVTLVHEIAHFYGIDDDELHRLGWD
- a CDS encoding ATP-binding protein, which gives rise to MRSADARITLIDGRSGSGKTTYATALARRTGAQLLSLDDVYPGWDGLEAAEAHVLEHVLRALAAGRPPRWRSWNWVDARPGAWHDLDPHRALIIEGCGAISSAARALADHAIWVELADDVERRRRAIARDGEAFARQWERWARQEEWHALRHDPRGTADEVVTPG
- a CDS encoding ATP-binding cassette domain-containing protein, with protein sequence MSAVTVSTRGAALVAAGWGWTPAGRDAPAVDQVDLRIGPGERVLLLGASGSGKSTLLQGWAGVLGGADEGLVTGVLRVDDAAPDERRGRVGLLLQDPDAQLVHARVRDDVGFGPENLGVPAARIDERVDTALAAVGLGPAGAVGPDADGGRLSGGQRQRLALAGLLALEPAALLLDEPTAQLDPAGAAQVVAAVAELVRERALTLVVVEHRVDLWLPHVDRVVVLDRGRVVADGPAGVVLGQRGAELARSGVWIPGREAEHPSPRAATIAPDAPVLLRARGLDGRPAGGDPLGHALDLDLRAGEVVALTGPNGAGKSTLLMTLAGLLPPAAGALEALDHGAPADWSSRALAARFGVVFQNPEHQFVAPTVRDELAVGAPQHSDASRMAARVDALLDRLGLRGLAPVSPYALSGGEQRRLSVATALAADPPVLLLDEPTFGQDSRTWAALVALIAEHRDAGGAVVMATHDRALIAALGAREIAVPALDRRAVRAPAPSAATARPPLGERLNPVAAIAASLLPALLLVTTIDVTSAAVALGLQLLLIPALGIPLGRVLRRAVPVLVAAPFAALTIALYGRESGRVYAEFLLVRISDGSLELALATLLRILAIALPAIALFTRPDPTRLGDALGQNLRLPSRFVLGSVAALRLMTVLGDDARTVERAQRARGLGDRSRLRRLGGQVFGLLVLAIRRGSALAVGMEARGFGAPGPRTWWRPSPWRASDAAVVVIAVAVAALGVAAAVLTGSFTSALG
- a CDS encoding ECF transporter S component, with translation MTTAAPTGPASAALARPSLSWRVVDIIVASVLGVAGGLVFWLWNLVYSPLTAPLEAALPGLQALVYAVWLFPAVLVGLVIRKPGAALYGELVAASVSALLGGVWGWTAIAWGAAQGLGAELVFALLLYRAWGLAPAVLAGIGSAVGLVIMDLTFYYAGARPEFMAVYAVSAALSGAVIAGLGSWLLVRGLARTGALSRFAAGREGARRAEALRAETQPAESASA
- a CDS encoding TerC family protein, translating into MELAFSPELLIAFATLLVLEIILGIDNVIFISILAGKLPPEQQNRARIVGLSLAMIMRILLLFAASWIISLTADIFELFGMGFSGRDLILILGGLFLVYKAVVEIHEKLEGAEAHDRPSTKTVTFAGVIVQILLIDIVFSLDSVITAVGMVDELWIMIAAVVIAITLMLFTAKAISDFVNRHPTVKMLALAFLVLIGTTLIAEGFDVHIDKALIYGPIAFAIIVEVLNLVYRSRQAKRRNEAIAPVELRPTLVKDPLATDPTPLPLGGARRTASPLDHPDGAP
- a CDS encoding GAF domain-containing protein yields the protein MSTSADTLGALVERIMERADGLAEGYRRVGLLIAAAETVTESLALTPRLQTIVSVARELVGARYGALGVIGADGRLERFLHSGLDQAEVARMGELPSGRGILGAVIVEGRSIRLEHLAADPRSVGFPAHHPAMDSFLGVPIHVGGTVYGNLYLTEHSGGPFDDIDEAIIAALAAMAGTAIANSRLYEQSQDDRRWLAASEHLTQRLLAGELDPDDLTTITATVRALTDDPAAEIEETADGQLVVRRAASGHPAADAELEPIDRFTRSVSIARELARARIDQQRIALADERDRIARDLHDHVIQSLFAVGLSLQSVVGDPATPTGGRIAAQVDAIDSTIRQIRQAIYRLSAPPSAASYSLRARINTLVRETLEGEHLDSRLEFAGPVDTLVDLGLGDEVAAVTREALSNTVRHASATLVEVGVAVRGTSVVVTVRDDGVGMPATERRSGLANLAARARERGGEFAIEPVEPHGTLVRWSVPWEAR
- a CDS encoding LuxR C-terminal-related transcriptional regulator, whose translation is MTAPVRVFLLDDHEIVRRGIADLLEQEADITVVGEAGVAAGTAEAILGSGATVAVLDGRLPDGSGIDVCRDVKSERPELGCLILTSYDDDEAVLAAVLAGANGYLLKEVRATGLIEAIRRVSAGETLLDPALTEGVMARLSSTPAQSPLDALTPRETEILALIAEGLSNREIGGRLFLAEKTVKNYVSGILSKLGMQRRTQAAVLAAEWMPKGEPRR
- a CDS encoding glycosyltransferase, producing the protein MSSSSTGIAPTVSIVIPAYNEEATIRACVTAALAQTVPAHEVIVVDNRSTDRTAAIVAELQAANPDAPLRVIPQFAEQGLVPTRNLGLDSATGDVIGRIDADSVLEPTWVEEVQKAFLDPAVAAATGPVLYYDMPLRRFGLRADDTLRRAMLRLAREYHFVFGSNMALRATAWQAIRGEVCRDEEDLFHEDIDISVHLYDAGLKAVYVPTMVAGMSARRVDDSPRDYVSYVGRFDRTYTHHDVRNRALRAPAWVFLAVYPIAKGIRWGQNELVARLSGSSAVSPE